The following are encoded together in the Bactrocera neohumeralis isolate Rockhampton chromosome 6, APGP_CSIRO_Bneo_wtdbg2-racon-allhic-juicebox.fasta_v2, whole genome shotgun sequence genome:
- the LOC126761056 gene encoding sperm flagellar protein 1 translates to MPKRLTDEELSELKVWLTDQQINPNKMHREFSDAVPVANLLKKLYPKLIDLHNYPPRNNTQLKLNNWETLNFKALGKIGLQQTKSMLQKLATGTPGAIESLLYDIKMQSKAKQSDRIDDQEQAWSENDDIMAVNVSKKIGDAIVQVPQKMILYSIYENAIRESQAKDSYLNAANQKIAHLENILKLKAERIEELCAQLAKVSVRSLIKQHNFENSSPKSLLNFDNIENETNSKNSKNIDY, encoded by the coding sequence ATGCCAAAGAGATTAACTGATGAAGAACTTTCTGAACTTAAAGTATGGCTTACTGATCAACAAATTAATCCAAATAAAATGCACCGGGAGTTTTCGGATGCAGTTCCAGTTgccaatttattgaaaaagttgtATCCCAAGTTAATTGATTTGCATAACTATCCTCCACGAAACAACACTCAACTAAAGTTAAACAATTGGGAAACTCTCAATTTCAAAGCTCTCGGAAAAATTGGTCTACAACAAACAAAATCCATGTTACAAAAATTAGCTACAGGAACGCCTGGAGCAATAGAATCGCTGCTTTATGatataaaaatgcaaagcaaAGCTAAACAATCTGATAGAATTGACGATCAAGAGCAAGCTTGGTCGGAAAACGATGATATCATGGCCGTCAAtgttagtaaaaaaattggTGATGCGATCGTTCAAGTGccacaaaaaatgattttatattcGATCTACGAGAACGCTATTCGTGAATCTCAGGCAAAAGACTCTTATTTGAATGCTGCTAACCAAAAAATTGCTCAcctagaaaatatattaaaacttaaaGCGGAGCGCATAGAAGAACTATGTGCACAACTCGCAAAAGTATCGGTGCGCAGTTTGATAAAGCAACATAACTTTGAAAATTCCAGCCCTAAGTCTCTTCttaattttgataatattgaaaatgagacaaatagcaaaaacagcaaaaacattgactactaa